The following is a genomic window from Pseudothermotoga thermarum DSM 5069.
AACTTGCCGGAGAGTCTTTTAAATCACTTCCGATAGCAGATATGATACCTTGAATATTGCTAGGATCGCTATAATTACCCTTGAACACATTGTTTAGGTACACGTCCTTATCTTGGACACCCGTTAGCGAGCCAGTCAGCCAACCTTCACGAGCGCTGTATCCAGTCGGTGTGGCATCATAATCGTACCATAGAAAGATTGTCCGTTTGTTGCCGTAGTTAGCATTTGCAATCTCTTTGGCTTCATTGTCGGCATTCTTGGCAATGATTTCGCCTATATTGTGCCAATATGCTGGTTTTACCCTTGGTGATACTCCACCACACGACGCCAACAGAGCCACTACAACTAATGCTGCCAAAATCAGTAAAAACCATTTACCTTTCATACCACCACCCTTTTAGACGATTGCGGCTGGTATGAACCAGCCGCAATTTCTCATCGATAAGTGAAACTGTAAATCATCTTCGTACCTCTTCGATAGACGAAGAATGCTACAAAATCGCCTTGCTTGATTCTGTCCACCACGCTGTTCCAATCCTTTACTGAATTGATTTCGTAAGTTCTTCCACTGACCGCAATTTGATAAATGACATCACCAACCTGAATCTGCGAAGACTGCTTGACCTGTCTAACGATTACACCGTTAACCGATGTTGGGATCCTATAGTTTTCCCTGTCTGCGTTGGTTATCTCGTCAACCACAAGACCTGCGAATTCTCTTGCTTGAACTGTCGCTGTTGGTATTTCTTCGGTTGCACTTCCAAGTGTGACTGGTATTGTCAATTCTTTTCCACCACGGTTTACAACAAGTGTCACTGTGTCGCCTGGAGCATGACTTCTTATCAAACTGACAAATTCCGAATCGGATGTTACTGAACTTCCGTCAAACCTAACTATGACGTCGTTTTCTTTAAGTCCTGCTCTTTGGGCTGGAGAATTCTCCAGAACTTGAACAACTAGCACACCTTTGTCAACTTTCAGTCCCATTGCTTTCGCAAGTTCTGGAGTTACGGTTTTAACTCTTACACCAAGGTAAGCCTTTTGAACCTTTCCAGTTGCCACAAGTTGATCTAAGAATCTTTTCACTGTGTTGATAGGTATTGCAAATCCAAGATTGATACCTTGCTGTGGGTTGACAATAGCCGTGTTGATACCAATGACTTGCCCGTGGATGTTCAAAAGCGGTCCACCGCTGTTTCCAGGGTTAATCGCAGCATCCGTTTGAATCAAGTTTGTGTAGTAACCAGAACCATCTGGTTTTGGAATTCTTCTACCTGTTGCGCTGACAACACCTATTGTCACCGTATGTTGGAAACCAAGTGGGTTTCCAATTGCTATTACCCATTCACCTATTTTCACAGCATCAGAATCGCCAAATTCAAGGGCATGTAGTTCCTTATCTGGGTTGATCTTTATCACCGCAATGTCAAGTTCAGCGTCTCCACCTATGTATTCGGCTTTGTATGTGGATCCATCCAGCAGGGTAACTGTGATCTCTCTTGCACCGCTTACCACATGTTCGTTTGTGAGAATATAACCTTCCTTGTCAAAGATGAAACCTGAGCCAAGGCTTGTTGTCTGCTGACCTCCAAATGGTGAGTAACCAAACCATCTTCTGAAAAATTCTTCAAAGAACGGATCATAGAAGGGCGATGTGGTTTGTTTCACCGCTTCGATTTTCACGACTGCGGGTGCGGCGTATTCCACAACAGCCACTATCGGGCTTTCATAACCAGGATTCACATAGGCAAAAATTCCCACACTCAAAATCAAGATTGCTAAGATGAATGCTTTCTTCATTTGCACTACACCTCCTTGGATAGTTCTTCAATTGGTTTGACAACTTCATTTTCCTGGTTGTTCATTAAAAGTTGATTAAAAAACTCATTGATCAATTGCTGTTGTTCTTCTGGACTGTTTGCCAGCATGAACCTTTCTCTGAACATCCTTGCGCCGGGCATTCCGTGGGTGTAGCCTGCAACGAATTGCCTTAGTTTGTAAAAACTCCTTGGACCCTCAAGGTCGATCAGCATTTTCAGATGCAGTAAAAACATGTTTTTGATCTCTTCAACCGTGGGGTTTTTTCCTTTAAGTTGGGCAAAAATCCAAGGTTTTCTCAAAGCTCCCCTGGCTATCAAAACAGCTTGTGCACCTGAAATTGACAAAGCTTTTTCCACATCCTGTGGCTCGTAAATGTCCCCGCTTATGACAGTCGCAACTTCGTACTGGTCAAGTTTTAAATCCCAAATGGCTTTTCCACCGTAGCCTTGTTCAACGGTTCTTCCATGAACTTCTACACCGTCTGCTCCTGCATCAATGCAAACTTGCATGATCTTTTCAAGTTCATTCTCTTCAAAGCCTATTCTTACTTTGACAGTCACAGGTCTTTGCACAGCATTCTTGACTGCAGAGATTATCGCTTTCAGTCTCTCAAGGTCTTTGAGCAGCGCACCACCGCTGCCTTTTTTCAAAACTTTTTTCGCAGGACAAGCTGCGTTGATGTTTATCCAACAAGCAAAGGGTTCTACAACTTTTGCTGCTTGAGCCATTCGATTTGGATCGTTTCCAAAAAGTTGTACTGCCACGTTTTTTTCTTCCTCATCTGGTAGCATCTTTTGAACCACTTTGAAAGCCCTTAGCACGCTTTCAGCGCTTATCATTTCAGTATATGAAAATTCTGCTCCCCAGAGGGAGCAGATTTTTCTAAAAGGTCTAGATGTTATTCCTGCCATCGGTGCAAGCCCAATCTTTCCAGGGTATTCAAAATTGCTTGAAATAATCTATCACCTCTTTTTCTATCTGTGGATGAACCATACCCTTGATGGATTTATTTTTCTTTATCCTTTCCCTTATCTCAGTTGAGGAAATTTGTACCAAAGGCGCGTTCAGGAATATTATCGTTTCGTAAAGTTTTCCAAGGGCTGTTTTGGCATGTTGCTCATACGGTCGATTGCAATACCTTGGATAGACAACAAAATGGCTTTTTTCGAAAAGTTCGTTGTAGCGGTACCATTTCTCTATGTATGAAAGACAGTCTTCTCCAACTATGAAGAAAGGTTTAGTTTGATGAAGATTTGCAAAATGTTCTATAACGTATATCGAATACGACGTTTCCCCGCGAACTTTTTCAAAATCGCTGATCTTTATCTTTTCATTCTCAAAACACACCTTACACCAGTTAAACCTTGTTTCAAAGGGCGCCAACATTTCGGATTTGTGCCAAGGTTTATAAGTTGGAATCACGTAGAGAAGATCCAACTCAAGTTCCTCAACAGCATATTGTGCAATGATTATATGACCGACGTGCGGTGGGTTGAAAGTTCCACCAAAGAGCCCTATCCTACTCGTGGTATTCGAAAGCATAGCCATAGATGTAAACTGTATCACCGTCCTTTGCACCCATTTGCTTGAGTCTTTCGCTCAGATGGTTCTTTTCCAAAAGTTCTAAGAAGCGCGCCATGGCGTGCTTGTTTTCTATTGGATATCTGTTTAGCCATTTTTCTATCGCTTCACCGTAAACTTCAAAGCCGTCTTCGACCTTTCTAATTTCATAATCAAATTTTTCCTCTATTTTCCTACGAATTGGTTTTGGTTTTTCAAAAGGCGGGGCTTCTTTTGGTTTTCTTGCCAATCTGCTTTCACCAACGAGTTGATAAAGCCTTCTCTTCAAAGTATCTATGTTAATCCTCGCCAAGGCAGAAACTGGTATCACTTCTTTT
Proteins encoded in this region:
- a CDS encoding Do family serine endopeptidase, with the protein product MKKAFILAILILSVGIFAYVNPGYESPIVAVVEYAAPAVVKIEAVKQTTSPFYDPFFEEFFRRWFGYSPFGGQQTTSLGSGFIFDKEGYILTNEHVVSGAREITVTLLDGSTYKAEYIGGDAELDIAVIKINPDKELHALEFGDSDAVKIGEWVIAIGNPLGFQHTVTIGVVSATGRRIPKPDGSGYYTNLIQTDAAINPGNSGGPLLNIHGQVIGINTAIVNPQQGINLGFAIPINTVKRFLDQLVATGKVQKAYLGVRVKTVTPELAKAMGLKVDKGVLVVQVLENSPAQRAGLKENDVIVRFDGSSVTSDSEFVSLIRSHAPGDTVTLVVNRGGKELTIPVTLGSATEEIPTATVQAREFAGLVVDEITNADRENYRIPTSVNGVIVRQVKQSSQIQVGDVIYQIAVSGRTYEINSVKDWNSVVDRIKQGDFVAFFVYRRGTKMIYSFTYR
- a CDS encoding tRNA dihydrouridine synthase — translated: MAGITSRPFRKICSLWGAEFSYTEMISAESVLRAFKVVQKMLPDEEEKNVAVQLFGNDPNRMAQAAKVVEPFACWININAACPAKKVLKKGSGGALLKDLERLKAIISAVKNAVQRPVTVKVRIGFEENELEKIMQVCIDAGADGVEVHGRTVEQGYGGKAIWDLKLDQYEVATVISGDIYEPQDVEKALSISGAQAVLIARGALRKPWIFAQLKGKNPTVEEIKNMFLLHLKMLIDLEGPRSFYKLRQFVAGYTHGMPGARMFRERFMLANSPEEQQQLINEFFNQLLMNNQENEVVKPIEELSKEV
- the nadD gene encoding nicotinate (nicotinamide) nucleotide adenylyltransferase, translated to MAMLSNTTSRIGLFGGTFNPPHVGHIIIAQYAVEELELDLLYVIPTYKPWHKSEMLAPFETRFNWCKVCFENEKIKISDFEKVRGETSYSIYVIEHFANLHQTKPFFIVGEDCLSYIEKWYRYNELFEKSHFVVYPRYCNRPYEQHAKTALGKLYETIIFLNAPLVQISSTEIRERIKKNKSIKGMVHPQIEKEVIDYFKQF